The nucleotide sequence CGGCTGGCCACCGCCGGCTCGTTCAGCGGGAACTTGACCTTGCGGGTGCCGTTCGCCACCACCTTCGACATCAGCGCGGAATAGTCGGTCGCGATGTCGTCGCCGATGAACTCGGCCATGTTGGTGAAGCCCATCACCCGGCGGTAGAACTCCACCCACTCGTCCATCCGGCCCAGTTCGACGTTGCCGACGACGTGGTCGACGGCCTGGAAGAACCGCTTCGGCTGTACGCCCGCGTCGATCATGGGCTGCCGGTCGACGATCGGACCCTGCGCGACGAAGCCGGGCAGGAACGGGCCCTGGTAGCGGGACCGGTCGACGAGTGAGTGCCGGGTGTCGCCGTACGCGGCGATGGTGGCCATCCGGATCGTGCCGTGCGAGTCGGTGACGTCGTACGGCTCGGTCAGGCCGGTGGCACCCTGCGCGATCGCGTGCGCGTACGCCGCGTCCACGTCCGGCACCGCCAGCGCGATGTCGAGTACGCCGTCGCCGTGCCGGGCCACGTGGTCGGCGTCGGGGGCGTCCGGGCGGACCGCGCCGGTGAAGACGAACCGGGCCGAGCCGCTGGTGAGTACGTACTCGGCGTGCTCCCGGTAGCCCTGCTCCGGCCCCCGGTAGGCCACCCGGGTCATCCCGAAGGCGGTCGAGTAGTAGTGCGCGGTCTGCTTCGCGTTGCCGACCATGAACCGGATGTGGTCGATGCCCTGCACCGGGAAGGGGTCGCGGGCGTCGTCGTGCGCGACGGCCCCGACGAGCCGGTCGACGTCGACGTCGAGGTCCAGAGCCGAGCCGGCGGTGGACGGCTGGTGGAGTGCGCTGGTCATCGTCCTGCCTCCCTGGGGTGCCGCGACCGGCCGAAGGCCCGGCCGGTCTTTCCGGGAGCATCCCGCCCTGGTGCTAACTGGGCAACCGACCCGCAAAACGTTGGGCAGGTTGTGCATTTAGTATGGTCGTCGGTCGTGAGTACTGTGCAAGCTGTTCAGCTCGACCAGCTCGATGTCCGCCTGATCGACCTGCTCGCCGCCGAACCACGGATCGGGGTCCTGGAGTGCTCCCGGCGGCTCCAGGTGGCCCGGGGCACCGTGCAGGCCCGGCTGGACAAGCTGCTCGCCCGGGGCGTGATCGCCGGGCTCGGGCCGCAGCTCGACCCAGCCGCGCTCGGCTTCACGGTGACCTCCTTCGTCACTTTGGAGATCCACCAGCGTCCGGGCCACGACCCGGTGAGCACCCACCTGCGGGGCATCCCGGAGGTGCTGGAGGCGCACACCATCACCGGCTCCGGCGACGTGCTCTGCCGGATCGTCGCCCGGTCCAACGCCGACCTGCAACGGGTGCTCGACCAGATCGTCTCGCACGAGCAGATCGCCCGGGCGTCCAGCATCATCGCGCTGGCCGAGAAGATCCCCTACCGGGTGTTGCCGCTGCTCCGCTCGGCTGGGGTCGGTGACGCATCGGCGGCGAGCGCGTCGCCGAGCGCGGTGCGTTCGTAGCGGACCGACCGGCCCAGCCGGGTCCGGCTGACCAGCCCGGCGTCCCGGAGTACCGCCAGGTGCCCGCCGACGCTGCCCAGCCCGCTGCCGAGCTGGGCGACGAGCTGGCTGGTCGTGGCGGGGACGGCAAGCGCCCGCAACACCGCCGCCCGGGACGTGCCGACCAGCCGGTCCACCGCGTCCGGGGTACGGCCCGGCGGGGGTGGGCCGAGCAGGTCCGCGATGCCCCGGGCGGGATAGACGATCGCGTACGGCCAGGGCGGCTCGGTGTAACTGATCAGCGGCCCGAAGGCGGTGGGCACGAAGAGCAGTCCCCGGCCGGCCAGCCTCCGGGTGCCCCGGTCGGCACAGTCGACCTCGATCACCCCGTCCGCCCCGTCCGAGGTCCAGCGCAGCCGGGGATCGAGGTCGTGCAGCGCCGCCGCCCAGCCGTAGGTGGCGAGCTGCCCGGCCCGGCGCAGCAGGTCCCGTTCCAGCAGCGCCCGCAGCCGTGGCCAGTCCGGGGCGACGAGTTCCGTCCAGGCCGCCTCGATCGCGTCGGCGATCCGGTCGACCACGTCCGGTGCCTCGAAGACCCGCCGGGCGTACGCCGGTGGGGTGTGGTGCCCGGCCAGGTTGCGGGCCAGCTCCTCGCGGGCCTGGTCGAGCGGGGTGGCCCGGATCACGGCCAGCTCGTCGGCGAAGCTCAGCCCGACCGCGGACGGCGGCGGCTGGATGAAGTCCGCGTTGTAGCCGTCCCGGCGCAGCAGCGAGAGCAGCGCCCCGACGGCGGGCCGGTCCCGCCGCAGCCGCAGGTAGCGGTCCCGGGCCCGGACCAACCAGGGGTCCAGCGCGGCCGACCGGTGCTGACCGGCGCAGAGCCGCAGCGCCGACATCGCCTCGCCGAGCGGCGAGACGGCGAACCGGCTGGCCGCCACGTCCGCCGAGGTCACCTCGATCCGGATGGTCACCGCCCGACTCCTCCCGCGCCCACCGGTGCTCGTCTTCTCCGCTGCCTCGTGGCGGGCGACTCGTGGCGGGCGTTTCGTCGGCCGGGGAACGCGGCGGACCCCCGGACCCTTCAGCCTTACCGCATCCGCTGCCGGGCACTACCTCCGGCGCAGACTGTCGAGCTGCCCCGCCTGTGCACCCAGCTCGACAGTCTGCGCGCGGGAGTATCGCCCCGCCCGCCGGCCACCGTCACCTTTCGCTCCTGCCCGAAACGATAGTGCGGTGCAGCACGCTCCCGCACGCTGGCCGGGTGAGCACCACGACAGGCTCGACCGAGAAGCAGGCGACCTTCCGCAGCGTGCTGGCGGTACCCGAGTTCCGGGCGGTCTTCGCCAGCTTCGGCGTCTTCATGGTCGGCGAGACGGTGAAGATGCTCGCCCTCGCCGTACTGCTCTACGAACGGACCGGCTCCACCCTGCTCGCCGCGCTGGCGTACGTGGTCGGCTTCCTGCCGCACGCGCTCGGCGGCGTGCTGCTGCTCGCCCTCGCCGACCGGTGGCGGCTCCGCGCTCTGATGGTCGGCTACGACCTGCTGCGGCTGGCCGCCGTCGCGGTCCTCGCGATCGGCGTGCTGCCGCCGGCCGGGATGCTCGGGCTGGTCTTCGCGGTCGGGCTGCTCGCCCCGGTGAGCACCGCCGCCCGCAACGCGCTGCTGCCGGAGTTGTTGACCGGGGACGACTACGTGCTCGGGCGCTCGCTCTTCACCGTCGCGGCGGGTGCCACCCAGGTGCTCGGGTTCGCCCTCGGCGGCCTGCTGCTCGGCCTGGTCGGCCCGTACGGCGCGCTCTGGCTGACCGCCGTCACCTGTGCGCTCTCCGCCCTGCTGGTCCGGTACGGGGTCGCGGAGCGGCCACGCCGGACGGCGGTCGCCTCCGGTGTGGTCCGGCAGACCTGGCAGGTCAACGGCCTGCTCCTGCGCGACCGGCGGGTACGCGGACTGCTGCTGGTGCACTGGCTGCCCGGCTCGCTGCTGGTCGGCGCCGAGGGCGTCATCGTGCCGTACGCCGACGGGCTCGGCCCCGGCGCGAGCGCCGGGGTGCTCTTCGCGGCCTCCGCCTCCGGCATGCTGGTCGGCGACCTGGTGCTGGGCCGGTGGGTCGGGCCGGCCCGGCGGGAGCGGCTGGCCCCGTGGCTGGCGTTGCTGCTCGGCGCTCCGATGCCGCTCTTCCTGGCCGGACCGGGGCTGCCGGCCGCAGCCGCGCTGTTCGGGCTGGCCACCTTCGGGTTCGCCTTCCAGTTGGGGCTGGCCCGGCGGTTCCTGGCGGCGGTGCCGGAGCAGCGTCGGGGGCAGGCGTTCGGGCTGCTGGCCACCGGGCTGATGACCGCACAGGGGCTGACCGCCGGGCTGGCCGGGCTGCTCGCCGAGTGGCTCGCGCCGGGCCGGGTGATGGCGCTCGCCGGGATCGCCTCGATGGCCGCCACCCTGCTGCTGTGGCGCTGGCTCCGCCCGGAACCCGTCGACCGGTCCTGACCCGGACCGCCATCCTGTCACAGGCACCTGCCAGTCTCGTACGCATGTGCGAGGAACCGGTGACGCGTGGCGCCCCCCGTGGCGGAGATCGAGAAAGTAGGCTGGCGCAATGACCGTGTCAGCCCAGGACATAGCCGCAGCATTGCGGCACCGGCTGCCCGGCCTGCCGACGAAGAAACTGCACAAGCTTCTCTACTACTGCCAGGGGCACCATCTCGCCGCGTTCGGCGCGCCCCTGTTCGACGAGACGATCTCGGCTTGGGACATGGGGCCCGTGGTCGGCGCCCTCTGGCGGGCCGAGCGCAGCGGGGACACTCCCGGCTCCCACCGGGAACTCGGCGACGCGGAACTCAACACCGTCGGCTACGTCGTCAGCCGGTACGGCAAGCTCACCGGCACCGACCTGGAACACCTCACCCACTCCGAGACGCCGTGGCAGTACGCCAACACCGCCAGGATGCCCGGTGAGTCGGCCAGGATCGAACTGGAGTGGATCCGGGAGTACTTCAGCACCGCCGGCGCGGTGGACGACGACGACGAGTTCCCGGTGGACGCTGCCGAGATGCGCGCCATCCTCAAGGGTGCCGAGGCGCGTCGCAACCCGGACCCGCACCCCGACGACCCGCAGCGGCTGCGCGCCCGGATCGCCCAGATGCGCGCGCAACTGGAACGGAGTGCCTGACGGGCGCGGGTTGTGGCAGTTGGCCGACTTCGAGGATCGCTTCGACGCCTGGGCCGACCGCGACAACCCCCCGACCGAGCTTCGGATCGTCGTCGCGGAGTGGATCCTGACTCGGATGGAGGATCCCTACGAGGGCGCCAAGCGGGAGCCCGGGTTCCCGGACCTGTGGTCGGTCCGGATCCGGGGTACCGCGGTCGGCCGGCCAGGCGCCTTCACCATGGTGCTCTGCTCCTTCTGGATCAAGGAGGCCGAGCACGGGGTTGTGTGCGACAACTTCGCGACCCTCGGCTATCCAGTGTGAGGCACGGCCGGCGGCCGAATTCGCGACACGGACATAACGCCTAGCAGGACTTGCCGGACGCTCTCGTTTACGGTAGCCGGATGGCGAAGGGGAGCGCCCGGGGCGCGGGCGCGATGTCCGCCCTGGCCATCGCGCTGATCGCGGTGATCGTGCTCGCCGCGACAAACGTCTGGAATCCCTTCCCCGGAGTCTGGGACTGGGTCAACCGCGACGAGCCGATCTCCGAGCCGGACGTCGTCTGGCAGCAGCGAATCGGCGGTACCCCGCAGAGCGTCACGATCGCCGGCAACACGGTGGTGATCCGCTACCGCACCCGGGTCGAGTCCCGCAGCCTCACCACCGGCCTGCGGCTGTGGGAGCGCAAGGCCGACTGGGCCGCCGTCGCGGGCGGCGACCGGGACGCCGTGGTCGCCGTCGGCAAGCTGCTGAGCAAGGGCTACGAACTGCTCGACCCGGAAACCGGAGCGGTACGCCGCAAGGACGGCGCGGCGGTCGGCGTCTGGACGTACCGCAACGCGCTGGTAGACGTGCGCTGCCGGGAGCCCCGGGACTGCACCCTGAACGCCTGGGACCCCCGGGGCGGCAATCCGATCTGGACGACCTTCCTGCCCGGGGTGGAGACCGGGCCGCTGGCCGGCAACCCCGACACGCTCGGCACCCGGCGGTTGACCGCCCGGCAGGTGCACGAGCACGCCGGCGGGCCGGTGGAGATGCCGCCGCTGATCGGGCTCTCCGTCGACGGCCGGGTGCACATCGTGGACACCGCCACCGGCCGGGTGATGCAGGACGTGGAGCCGGGCCAGCAGGACCGGATCGTGGTGGTCGGCGGCCGGATGCTGCGGATCGAGGCCCGCGCTGCCGACGGCACCTGCTACTTCACCCTGGTGGCCCGGGACCCGGCGACCGGGCAGGAGGTGTGGCGGCGGGACGGGCTCAACCTGCGTACCGCCGACGGTGCCGGGTGCGCCCAGCGGGAGGATCCGCAGGGCGGGGAGAACGTCTTCGTCGGCGTCGGGCCGGACGCCCGGGAGGCGGTGGTGGACGCGTACGACGGGCGGGTGCTCTGGACCGGTCCGAAAGGCGAGAAGCTGCTCGCCGTCGACGACCGGTACGCCCTCTCCCGCTCCGCCGACCAGCGCTCGGTGATCGGCAGTGAACTCGCCATCGACCGGGCCCGGTGGACCCGGCCGGTCAGCCCGGAGGGCGGTGCGGCGCTGGCCCGCAACGCCGCCGTACTCGTCGACCGCCGGCCGGACCGGATCATCGCGCTCGACCCGCGCAGCGGCCGGGAACTGGTGAACGTCCGCTCGTCGGCCGAGGTGCTCGCCGTCGGCCCGGCCGGGATGGTGATCGGCGACGGGCGGGACATCGGGTACCTGCAGTTCGTGGGGGTGGTTGCCGGTGTTCCGGCGCCGACCGCCGGGCCGGGCGGCCAGGAACCGGGTCCCGGCATCGAGTGCGGCGGCCCGAAACAGCCGGAGTGTCCACCGGAGAACGGCAAGGACGGCTGACCGGCGTCGTCTCCGGCCGGGGCGGCGTTGACCGGCGTCGTCTCCGGCTGGGGCGGCGCTGACCGCCGTCGGCGCCGAGCTGTGCCGGTGTGTCGGGCGGGCCGGGTGAGAGCGGCAGCGCAGGGTGGACCGGCGGGTGGGCCGGGCCCGGCAGGCTGGCCTAGGCTTGCCGGCTATGAGCAGTGGCGCGCCGTTCTCGTACTCTCCCCTGTTGCCCGTGGGCGCCGACCAGACCGAATATCGCCTGGTCACCGACGAGGGCGTCGACGTCGTGCACGGGCCGGGTGGCCGTCGCTTCCTGACCGTGGAGGCCGGCGCGCTGACCGCGCTGACCGCCGAGGCGATGCACGACATCGCGCACTACCTGCGCCCGGCGCACCTGGCCCAGTTGCGCGCCATCATCGACGATCCGGCGGCGTCGCCGAACGACCGGTTCGTCGCGTCGGACCTGCTGCGCAACGCGAACATCGCCGCCGGCGGGGTGCTGCCGATGTGCCAGGACACCGGTACGGCGATCGTGCTCGGCAAGCGCGGCCGGCACGTACTGACCGACGGGACCGACGACGAGGCGGTCTCCCGGGGCGTCTACCAGGCGTACACCCGGCTGAACCTGCGGTACTCCCAGCTCGCCCCGCTGACCACGTGGGAGGAGAGGAACACCGGCAGCAACCTGCCGGCCCAGGTGGAGATCTACGCCGAGGACCCGGACGGGCACCCGGACGCGTACAAGTTCCTCTTCATGGCCAAGGGCGGCGGCTCGGCCAACAAGTCCTACCTCTACCAGGAGACGAAGGCGCTGCTCAATCCGAAGCGGATGATGCAGTTCCTGGAGGAGAAACTGCGGCTGATCGGCACCTCGGCCTGCCCGCCGTACCACCTGGCCGTGGTCATCGGCGGCACCTCCGCCGAGTACGCCCTGAAGACCGCCAAGCTCGCCTCCGCGAAATACCTGGACAACCTGCCCACCGCCGGCTCGATGCTGGCGCACGGCTTCCGCGACCTGGAGCTGGAGGCCGAGGTGCTGGAGCTGACCCGGCAGTTCGGCATCGGCGCGCAGTTCGGCGGGCGCTACTTCTGCCACGACGTGCGGGTGGTCCGGCTGCCCCGGCACGGCGCCTCCTGCCCGGTGGCGATCGCCGTCTCCTGCTCCGCCGACCGGCAGGCGATGGGCAAGATCACCCCGTCCGGGGTCTGGCTGGAACGGCTGGAGACCGACCCGGCCCGGTTCCTGCCGGACGTCACCGACGCCCAGCTCGACGAGGGTGCCGAGGTCGTCCGGGTGGACCTCAACCGACCGATGGACGAGATTCGGGCCGAGTTGTCGAAGTACCCGGTGAAGACCCGGCTCTCCCTGACCGGCCCGCTTGTGGTCGCCCGGGACATCGCGCACGCCAAGATCGCCGAACGCCTGGACGCGGGCGAGCCGATGCCCGCG is from Micromonospora sp. WMMD1102 and encodes:
- the hppD gene encoding 4-hydroxyphenylpyruvate dioxygenase produces the protein MTSALHQPSTAGSALDLDVDVDRLVGAVAHDDARDPFPVQGIDHIRFMVGNAKQTAHYYSTAFGMTRVAYRGPEQGYREHAEYVLTSGSARFVFTGAVRPDAPDADHVARHGDGVLDIALAVPDVDAAYAHAIAQGATGLTEPYDVTDSHGTIRMATIAAYGDTRHSLVDRSRYQGPFLPGFVAQGPIVDRQPMIDAGVQPKRFFQAVDHVVGNVELGRMDEWVEFYRRVMGFTNMAEFIGDDIATDYSALMSKVVANGTRKVKFPLNEPAVASRKSQIDEYLEFYGGPGAQHIALATNDILASVDAMRAAGVEFLDTPDSYYDDPELRARIGKVRAPIEELKARKILVDRDEDGYLLQIFTKPVQDRPTVFFELIERHGSLGFGKGNFKALFEAIEREQEARGNL
- a CDS encoding Lrp/AsnC family transcriptional regulator: MSTVQAVQLDQLDVRLIDLLAAEPRIGVLECSRRLQVARGTVQARLDKLLARGVIAGLGPQLDPAALGFTVTSFVTLEIHQRPGHDPVSTHLRGIPEVLEAHTITGSGDVLCRIVARSNADLQRVLDQIVSHEQIARASSIIALAEKIPYRVLPLLRSAGVGDASAASASPSAVRS
- a CDS encoding DUF5937 family protein; the encoded protein is MRIEVTSADVAASRFAVSPLGEAMSALRLCAGQHRSAALDPWLVRARDRYLRLRRDRPAVGALLSLLRRDGYNADFIQPPPSAVGLSFADELAVIRATPLDQAREELARNLAGHHTPPAYARRVFEAPDVVDRIADAIEAAWTELVAPDWPRLRALLERDLLRRAGQLATYGWAAALHDLDPRLRWTSDGADGVIEVDCADRGTRRLAGRGLLFVPTAFGPLISYTEPPWPYAIVYPARGIADLLGPPPPGRTPDAVDRLVGTSRAAVLRALAVPATTSQLVAQLGSGLGSVGGHLAVLRDAGLVSRTRLGRSVRYERTALGDALAADASPTPAERSSGNTR
- a CDS encoding MFS transporter, with the translated sequence MSTTTGSTEKQATFRSVLAVPEFRAVFASFGVFMVGETVKMLALAVLLYERTGSTLLAALAYVVGFLPHALGGVLLLALADRWRLRALMVGYDLLRLAAVAVLAIGVLPPAGMLGLVFAVGLLAPVSTAARNALLPELLTGDDYVLGRSLFTVAAGATQVLGFALGGLLLGLVGPYGALWLTAVTCALSALLVRYGVAERPRRTAVASGVVRQTWQVNGLLLRDRRVRGLLLVHWLPGSLLVGAEGVIVPYADGLGPGASAGVLFAASASGMLVGDLVLGRWVGPARRERLAPWLALLLGAPMPLFLAGPGLPAAAALFGLATFGFAFQLGLARRFLAAVPEQRRGQAFGLLATGLMTAQGLTAGLAGLLAEWLAPGRVMALAGIASMAATLLLWRWLRPEPVDRS
- a CDS encoding type II toxin-antitoxin system antitoxin SocA domain-containing protein, coding for MTVSAQDIAAALRHRLPGLPTKKLHKLLYYCQGHHLAAFGAPLFDETISAWDMGPVVGALWRAERSGDTPGSHRELGDAELNTVGYVVSRYGKLTGTDLEHLTHSETPWQYANTARMPGESARIELEWIREYFSTAGAVDDDDEFPVDAAEMRAILKGAEARRNPDPHPDDPQRLRARIAQMRAQLERSA
- a CDS encoding PQQ-binding-like beta-propeller repeat protein; this translates as MAVIVLAATNVWNPFPGVWDWVNRDEPISEPDVVWQQRIGGTPQSVTIAGNTVVIRYRTRVESRSLTTGLRLWERKADWAAVAGGDRDAVVAVGKLLSKGYELLDPETGAVRRKDGAAVGVWTYRNALVDVRCREPRDCTLNAWDPRGGNPIWTTFLPGVETGPLAGNPDTLGTRRLTARQVHEHAGGPVEMPPLIGLSVDGRVHIVDTATGRVMQDVEPGQQDRIVVVGGRMLRIEARAADGTCYFTLVARDPATGQEVWRRDGLNLRTADGAGCAQREDPQGGENVFVGVGPDAREAVVDAYDGRVLWTGPKGEKLLAVDDRYALSRSADQRSVIGSELAIDRARWTRPVSPEGGAALARNAAVLVDRRPDRIIALDPRSGRELVNVRSSAEVLAVGPAGMVIGDGRDIGYLQFVGVVAGVPAPTAGPGGQEPGPGIECGGPKQPECPPENGKDG
- a CDS encoding fumarate hydratase: MSSGAPFSYSPLLPVGADQTEYRLVTDEGVDVVHGPGGRRFLTVEAGALTALTAEAMHDIAHYLRPAHLAQLRAIIDDPAASPNDRFVASDLLRNANIAAGGVLPMCQDTGTAIVLGKRGRHVLTDGTDDEAVSRGVYQAYTRLNLRYSQLAPLTTWEERNTGSNLPAQVEIYAEDPDGHPDAYKFLFMAKGGGSANKSYLYQETKALLNPKRMMQFLEEKLRLIGTSACPPYHLAVVIGGTSAEYALKTAKLASAKYLDNLPTAGSMLAHGFRDLELEAEVLELTRQFGIGAQFGGRYFCHDVRVVRLPRHGASCPVAIAVSCSADRQAMGKITPSGVWLERLETDPARFLPDVTDAQLDEGAEVVRVDLNRPMDEIRAELSKYPVKTRLSLTGPLVVARDIAHAKIAERLDAGEPMPAYLRDHAVYYAGPAKTPEGYASGSFGPTTAGRMDAYVQKFQAAGGSHVMLAKGNRSDQVTNSCQQYGGFYLGSIGGPAARLAQDCIKHVEVLEYPELGMEAIWKIEVVDFPAFIVVDDKGNDFFAEVTRPRNLLQIGARS